The proteins below are encoded in one region of candidate division WOR-3 bacterium:
- a CDS encoding PorV/PorQ family protein codes for MFALVLFTLLTNFGWGNAGSTAFPLLRVPLGARPCALGEAFTGAADDINAIYFNPAGLGYLADIQLALAHQEWFADIRDENLSFMAPLGSGTLGISGVLSTMRNVENWYAGASYPETIALSSGYATVAYGVKLGDAIAFGIGAKGLYDALPDDNVGRGVCFDLGFLYRIRSGFRVGIAIQNLGPGIKYGSERFALPLGVRTGVSYRVNRERSWLNGLRVLFDANAARGGFPDFHFGMEYPLYEILFCRIGYRLGPQDYRSLSPWAGFTAGVGVARERWALDYAYVPYGELGATHRLTIRTGFAQPGYGRIRIRVTEVGTGLPIAHAHFTMEGTHFGQSYTESNGIFVVDGVQTGWVKIKVNADSFFSQSESLFVEPRETHTVNFVLRRAGYGSLWGGVYSERSRWPLAAKVHYCGPDSGTVQTNNIEGSFVIRKLAAGFYRLTITPDDISYLATVDSLTVVPGALVSRTFLLKERAAAGATDTLDNDEVKQDNQQQ; via the coding sequence ATGTTTGCGCTGGTGTTATTCACGCTCCTGACCAATTTTGGCTGGGGCAATGCGGGAAGTACCGCATTCCCTTTGCTCCGGGTTCCTTTAGGTGCGCGTCCCTGTGCGTTGGGCGAGGCGTTTACCGGTGCGGCGGATGATATCAACGCCATTTACTTCAATCCTGCAGGTCTGGGATACCTCGCTGATATACAACTTGCATTAGCCCATCAAGAATGGTTTGCCGATATCCGGGATGAAAATCTGAGTTTTATGGCACCGTTAGGTTCGGGGACTTTAGGCATAAGCGGTGTGCTGTCAACGATGCGCAATGTGGAAAACTGGTATGCCGGGGCGAGTTATCCGGAGACAATTGCCCTTTCGAGCGGTTATGCTACGGTTGCTTATGGGGTAAAACTGGGTGATGCGATTGCGTTCGGGATTGGCGCAAAAGGCCTCTATGATGCGCTTCCGGACGATAATGTTGGTCGCGGGGTGTGTTTTGACCTCGGGTTTTTGTATCGCATAAGGAGTGGTTTCCGGGTGGGCATCGCAATTCAGAATCTGGGACCGGGCATCAAATACGGCAGTGAGCGGTTTGCGCTGCCGCTGGGAGTTCGTACTGGAGTGAGTTATAGAGTAAATCGGGAGCGGTCGTGGTTGAATGGGCTCCGGGTTTTGTTTGATGCCAACGCTGCGCGGGGCGGTTTTCCGGATTTTCATTTCGGTATGGAGTATCCGCTTTACGAAATTCTTTTCTGTCGAATTGGGTACCGCTTGGGACCGCAGGACTACCGCTCGCTTTCACCCTGGGCAGGGTTTACCGCCGGTGTTGGTGTTGCACGGGAAAGGTGGGCGCTTGATTACGCTTATGTTCCCTACGGTGAACTCGGGGCGACTCATCGACTAACGATTCGCACCGGCTTTGCCCAGCCCGGTTACGGCAGGATTAGAATCCGGGTCACAGAAGTGGGAACCGGTTTACCGATTGCCCACGCCCATTTTACCATGGAGGGAACACATTTTGGACAGTCTTATACTGAGTCAAACGGCATCTTTGTTGTTGATGGTGTCCAGACCGGCTGGGTCAAGATTAAAGTGAATGCGGACAGTTTTTTCTCTCAAAGTGAGTCACTTTTTGTTGAACCGAGGGAAACCCATACGGTAAATTTTGTGCTGCGGCGGGCTGGTTATGGTTCATTGTGGGGCGGAGTTTACAGTGAGCGGAGCCGATGGCCTCTTGCCGCAAAAGTGCACTACTGCGGTCCGGATTCCGGGACGGTACAGACCAATAACATTGAAGGGAGTTTTGTTATCCGTAAACTGGCGGCAGGTTTTTATCGCCTGACGATAACACCGGACGACATTAGTTATCTTGCAACTGTTGATTCGCTCACGGTTGTGCCCGGGGCACTGGTATCACGCACCTTCTTATTGAAGGAGCGAGCGGCAGCCGGGGCAACCGATACGCTTGATAACGACGAAGTAAAGCAGGACAATCAGCAGCAATAG
- the selB gene encoding selenocysteine-specific translation elongation factor: MHFVVGTAGHIDHGKSALVKALTGTDPDRLKEEQERGMTTDLGFAFLGDDITIIDVPGHEKFVRHMLAGASTIDLVMLVVAADDGVMPQTREHFEICRLLGIKKGLVVLNKIDLVDEDWLEMVRLDVAELVRGSFLEGAPVVAVSARTGAGIEELKKVLYQVTKTVEPKPDRGVFRLPIDRCFTIKGFGTVVAGTVLSGTCRVGDRLELLPQGIEVRVRGIQRHNKPVEYTVVGERAALNLQGVEVDMIVRGNILSTPGYYRPTTVFNGSFYLLKDAGKPLRNMTRVHLHIGTAEVMCRVCLLDKKELQPGEECLVQIRTESRVVCDWNDHYVIRHYSPQQTIGGGVVLEAQGKKVRRFDDETLSRLQELKSGKRGAVLEQFLIKSGFDVKTIGAISRELALTESDAQRMADFLVKDGKARWVEWEGKNYLILERVIADGLEKIKEVLREYHQVNPLRVGMKRAEARVKLAQAPALFETLVRMLKEQGVVSEEGDRLRLATHQVKLNPQEQAIFERVVQALKQAKWQPPDTDEVFAGIEKKLADRVKTALLETGEIVDIGEGVLLHSEMVAEAEKILKELFIRKSELTASEFRQALGTTRKVAIPLLNYFDRTGLTQRRGDIRVLRQNKEPK; encoded by the coding sequence ATGCATTTTGTTGTTGGTACTGCTGGACATATTGACCATGGTAAAAGTGCACTGGTCAAGGCGTTGACCGGGACTGACCCGGATCGGTTGAAAGAGGAGCAGGAACGGGGAATGACAACCGATTTAGGGTTTGCCTTCTTGGGTGACGATATTACGATTATTGATGTCCCGGGACACGAGAAGTTTGTTCGGCATATGTTAGCCGGTGCCAGTACAATCGATTTGGTGATGCTGGTGGTGGCGGCAGATGACGGGGTAATGCCGCAAACCCGGGAGCATTTTGAGATTTGTCGGCTTTTAGGGATTAAAAAAGGGCTGGTGGTGCTTAACAAGATTGACCTGGTCGATGAAGATTGGCTCGAAATGGTGCGGCTGGATGTTGCGGAACTGGTGCGGGGTTCTTTTCTCGAAGGGGCACCGGTGGTTGCGGTTTCAGCCCGAACCGGCGCAGGAATTGAGGAGTTGAAAAAAGTTCTGTATCAGGTGACCAAGACGGTTGAGCCCAAACCGGACCGGGGTGTTTTTCGGTTGCCGATAGACCGTTGTTTTACAATAAAAGGGTTTGGCACGGTGGTTGCAGGCACGGTGCTTTCCGGAACCTGTCGGGTTGGAGACCGGTTGGAACTTTTGCCCCAGGGTATAGAGGTGCGAGTCCGGGGAATTCAACGCCACAATAAACCGGTTGAATACACCGTGGTGGGCGAGCGTGCCGCTTTGAACCTTCAGGGGGTGGAGGTTGATATGATTGTGCGTGGCAACATTCTATCAACTCCGGGTTATTATCGACCGACTACGGTGTTTAACGGTTCGTTTTATCTTTTGAAAGATGCGGGCAAACCGTTGCGTAATATGACGCGGGTTCATCTTCACATTGGAACTGCGGAGGTGATGTGCCGGGTGTGTCTTCTTGATAAGAAGGAGCTTCAGCCCGGTGAAGAGTGCCTGGTTCAGATTCGAACCGAGAGCCGGGTGGTGTGCGATTGGAACGACCACTATGTGATTCGGCACTACTCACCCCAGCAGACAATCGGGGGTGGTGTTGTGCTTGAGGCGCAGGGTAAAAAGGTGCGCCGGTTTGATGATGAGACATTGAGCAGATTGCAGGAGTTAAAGTCAGGTAAACGAGGTGCGGTTCTGGAGCAGTTTTTGATTAAGTCCGGGTTTGATGTAAAAACTATAGGAGCCATCTCCCGGGAACTGGCGCTAACCGAATCGGATGCTCAGCGGATGGCGGATTTTCTTGTTAAAGATGGTAAGGCGCGCTGGGTCGAATGGGAAGGGAAGAACTATTTGATACTTGAGCGAGTGATTGCTGATGGGTTAGAAAAAATTAAAGAGGTGTTAAGGGAGTATCATCAGGTAAACCCGCTTCGGGTCGGAATGAAACGGGCTGAGGCGCGAGTAAAGTTAGCACAGGCGCCCGCGTTGTTTGAGACCTTGGTCAGGATGCTAAAAGAGCAAGGTGTGGTGAGTGAAGAAGGGGACCGGTTGCGCCTCGCAACCCATCAGGTGAAATTAAACCCGCAGGAGCAGGCGATTTTTGAGCGGGTGGTACAGGCATTAAAACAGGCAAAATGGCAACCGCCTGATACCGATGAAGTTTTTGCCGGGATCGAGAAAAAACTTGCGGACCGGGTGAAAACAGCACTGCTGGAAACCGGCGAGATTGTTGATATTGGCGAAGGAGTGCTTTTACATTCGGAAATGGTGGCGGAAGCGGAAAAAATATTGAAGGAGCTTTTTATTAGGAAATCGGAACTGACCGCCTCGGAGTTCAGGCAGGCACTGGGTACAACCCGAAAGGTGGCGATTCCGCTTTTGAACTACTTTGACCGGACCGGTCTTACCCAGCGCCGTGGTGATATACGGGTGCTAAGGCAGAATAAAGAGCCAAAATAA
- a CDS encoding HAMP domain-containing protein: MGNNNHDRRRLSIRGRIALAMIFSAILVLPVTILALYYASQMNSLANVIAEEDTELLRTGNTIVHNFLEVRNLERNFLIYNDTFYLSAGRARLVQIALLCERARRLDPKLTQNFDSLINALLTYRRLLDSLFMMRTVRLRSPARSELQKLRETHRQMVAELEETQNPRLKDSLLTAISLIDQEIERTELTGIVNQLFAQRMNETAQKIITAGEKIMAHANQRIAEHKSRITRLFNWSQRNIISAIIVLTAVLVYLIVRLPRSIVLPIKRINNALIRAEQGDLNIRVTLPANDELGDLARQLNRAFAHLRDFDERKANYILELERRFRLLANNINEGVIVFDREPKIVYANPAAEPFLGIKSSDSIGHNIKDLPNLAVLKPRLEQILSGSSSHQECEILPELPGSALCFETLRDRNGAITGAIVIITNPAPPEMVEA, from the coding sequence ATGGGTAACAACAACCACGACCGGCGCCGTCTTTCGATTCGCGGGCGCATCGCTCTGGCGATGATTTTCTCGGCAATTCTTGTCCTGCCCGTTACCATCCTCGCCCTTTACTATGCGAGCCAGATGAACTCCCTTGCCAATGTCATCGCCGAAGAGGATACCGAGTTGCTCCGAACCGGTAACACCATCGTCCATAACTTTCTTGAAGTCCGTAACTTAGAACGGAACTTCTTGATTTACAACGACACCTTTTACCTTTCTGCCGGTCGCGCTCGTCTTGTTCAAATTGCACTCCTCTGTGAGCGGGCACGGCGGCTCGACCCAAAACTGACACAAAACTTTGACTCACTTATCAACGCTCTTCTGACCTATCGCCGGCTTCTTGATTCGCTTTTTATGATGAGAACTGTCCGCTTACGCTCGCCCGCTCGCAGCGAACTTCAAAAGCTGCGCGAGACTCATCGCCAGATGGTGGCGGAACTGGAAGAAACCCAAAACCCGAGACTGAAAGACTCCCTCCTGACCGCAATCAGTTTAATTGACCAGGAGATTGAACGGACCGAACTGACCGGAATCGTCAACCAGCTGTTTGCCCAGCGTATGAATGAAACCGCCCAGAAAATCATTACCGCCGGGGAAAAGATAATGGCTCATGCCAACCAGCGTATCGCTGAACACAAATCAAGAATCACCCGCCTCTTCAACTGGAGTCAGCGCAATATCATCTCCGCCATCATCGTCCTAACCGCTGTACTTGTCTACCTTATTGTCCGTTTACCCCGTTCCATTGTCCTGCCTATCAAGAGGATAAACAACGCCCTGATTCGAGCCGAACAGGGTGACTTAAACATTAGAGTGACACTGCCGGCAAATGATGAACTGGGCGACCTTGCCCGTCAACTAAACCGGGCGTTTGCTCACCTGCGGGATTTTGACGAGCGCAAAGCCAACTACATCCTTGAACTGGAACGGCGCTTCCGATTGCTTGCCAACAACATCAATGAAGGGGTCATTGTGTTCGACCGTGAACCGAAAATTGTCTATGCCAATCCGGCTGCAGAACCGTTCCTGGGTATCAAATCTTCTGACAGCATTGGCCATAACATAAAAGACCTGCCCAACCTCGCCGTACTTAAACCCCGGCTTGAACAAATCCTTTCTGGCAGTTCCAGCCACCAGGAGTGTGAGATTCTTCCTGAACTACCCGGCTCGGCACTCTGCTTTGAAACCCTGCGCGACCGTAACGGAGCCATAACCGGTGCCATTGTCATCATCACCAACCCGGCGCCACCGGAAATGGTAGAAGCCTGA
- the selD gene encoding selenide, water dikinase SelD: protein MAQALAGLEQPEDPRLLVGINTADDAGVFLLTDGLALVQTVDLLTPMVEDPYTFGRIAAANSLSDVYAMGGEPLTVLNIVGFPAPLDKTILREILRGGQDTVKQAGAVVVGGHTFNEKEIKYGLAVTGRIDPKRIVTNAGAKLGDVLVLTKPLGIGVYAQAVMTLDQVDPIFEQAAKDSMMRLNRDAATIMVACEASAATDITGYGLLGHTQEMAEASSVRIRIYAERVPVLPRAKELAKTLIDPGVLMNENSFGKQVEWKSPVPDEIKNLLWESESSGGLLVALKPEKVGVFQSRAKEVGIIAPVIGEVVQGQPGTIEIV, encoded by the coding sequence TTGGCGCAGGCATTAGCCGGGCTGGAGCAGCCCGAGGACCCGAGACTTTTGGTTGGTATCAATACGGCAGATGATGCGGGGGTATTTCTTTTAACGGACGGGCTGGCGCTGGTGCAAACGGTTGACCTGTTGACACCGATGGTGGAGGACCCATACACCTTTGGCCGAATTGCGGCGGCAAACTCGCTTTCCGATGTTTATGCAATGGGCGGAGAACCCTTGACGGTGCTTAACATTGTGGGTTTCCCGGCGCCGCTGGACAAGACCATTCTGCGAGAGATTTTAAGGGGTGGTCAGGATACGGTGAAACAGGCGGGAGCGGTTGTTGTTGGGGGCCATACCTTTAATGAGAAGGAGATAAAATACGGTCTGGCGGTAACCGGACGAATTGACCCGAAGCGGATTGTAACCAATGCCGGGGCAAAGTTAGGTGATGTTCTTGTGCTGACCAAACCGCTGGGTATCGGTGTCTATGCGCAGGCGGTGATGACGCTGGACCAGGTGGACCCGATTTTTGAGCAGGCGGCAAAGGATTCAATGATGCGGTTGAACCGGGATGCGGCGACGATAATGGTTGCCTGTGAAGCGAGTGCGGCAACCGACATTACCGGTTATGGCCTTCTTGGCCATACCCAGGAGATGGCTGAGGCTTCGAGCGTGAGAATCAGGATTTATGCCGAGCGGGTGCCAGTTTTACCCCGGGCAAAAGAACTGGCGAAAACACTTATTGACCCGGGGGTTTTAATGAATGAGAATTCGTTTGGTAAGCAGGTGGAATGGAAAAGTCCGGTGCCTGACGAGATTAAAAATCTGCTCTGGGAGTCGGAAAGTTCGGGTGGACTTTTAGTGGCGTTAAAGCCAGAAAAGGTAGGGGTATTTCAGAGCCGGGCAAAAGAGGTCGGAATTATCGCACCGGTTATCGGCGAAGTTGTTCAGGGTCAACCCGGGACAATTGAAATAGTGTAA
- a CDS encoding MFS transporter, whose translation MFNIIITGFTSLLTDISTEMVYPLIPLYLATLGAQPAILGLIEGFAESTASILKVFSGTISDRLQRRKPLAILGYSGSTIGKLLLYLSQNWGLVFAGRMIDRIGKGIRVAPRDALIADCTTASNRGRAFGLHRAMDTLGAVIGVLLAIYITARLGANLTPHKFQQIFLLSLIPALLGVIVLFFAREKRVATCAPSRPRITWKGLTPRLRSFLIIVTCFALGNSSNGFLLLRMKNIGWTTISVLILYLIYNITYSIFSYPAGRLSDKIGRKRLLVIGYGLYGLVYSGFAFLKPESWAVLPYILFAVYGIFSALTEGQEKALVTDLAPVEQRATFIGLHATLTGIGLLPASLIAGGLWSLLGPQAPFLFGSALGLIAALGLALFI comes from the coding sequence ATGTTCAACATCATTATCACCGGTTTTACCAGCCTTCTAACCGACATCTCAACCGAGATGGTTTACCCGTTAATACCGCTCTATCTTGCCACGCTTGGGGCGCAACCGGCAATTCTCGGTCTTATTGAAGGTTTTGCCGAAAGTACCGCCTCGATTCTCAAGGTGTTTTCCGGAACAATATCCGACCGCCTGCAACGACGCAAACCGCTTGCCATTTTAGGGTATTCGGGCTCAACCATCGGGAAACTTCTGCTTTACCTATCGCAAAACTGGGGTCTGGTTTTTGCCGGCCGGATGATTGACCGCATCGGCAAAGGAATCAGAGTTGCCCCGCGCGATGCCCTCATCGCCGACTGCACGACAGCAAGCAACCGGGGCAGAGCATTTGGTCTTCATCGGGCGATGGATACCCTTGGCGCGGTCATCGGTGTTCTGCTCGCCATCTACATTACCGCGCGATTGGGCGCAAACCTCACCCCTCATAAATTCCAGCAAATCTTCCTCCTGTCATTAATCCCCGCATTATTAGGTGTTATTGTCCTCTTTTTTGCCCGGGAAAAAAGAGTTGCGACCTGCGCACCGTCCCGACCCAGAATCACCTGGAAAGGGCTTACGCCAAGACTGCGCTCTTTTCTTATCATCGTCACCTGTTTCGCACTGGGTAACTCCTCCAACGGATTCCTCCTGCTAAGAATGAAAAATATCGGCTGGACCACCATATCGGTCCTTATCCTCTACCTTATTTACAACATCACCTACTCCATCTTCTCCTATCCCGCGGGTAGATTGTCCGATAAAATTGGCCGAAAACGCCTGTTAGTTATTGGTTATGGACTTTATGGCTTGGTGTATTCCGGCTTTGCCTTTCTCAAACCGGAAAGCTGGGCGGTTCTACCCTACATTCTGTTTGCCGTTTATGGCATTTTCAGCGCATTAACCGAAGGACAGGAGAAGGCGCTCGTTACCGACCTCGCACCCGTAGAACAAAGGGCAACCTTTATTGGCTTACACGCCACCCTTACCGGCATCGGGCTCTTACCCGCTTCGCTCATCGCCGGTGGGCTCTGGAGCCTGTTAGGACCTCAGGCACCATTTTTATTCGGCAGCGCACTCGGGCTTATCGCTGCGCTTGGGCTGGCGCTTTTTATTTGA
- the rpoN gene encoding RNA polymerase factor sigma-54 has product MSGDRMRMGQNLEQRLEQRLTPQLIINMKLLQLPIMELEQLIRNELEQNPALEQVEGDGGIDVEESGWDGEESNEPGKVEESTVDQVPEGDLASGSDKLEIAANTENEEYSFEELLPPDGWEILPGSSTQGDDGELARAEVMADPRITLRETVLPQLQAMLSPDDAVIAEEVVEWLDEDGFLTVPLEELAERLGREESRLREIVYHLQRIPPGGIGCRNARESLLVQLEVKGCAPDSLECRLIAEGWELLERRDIARLSKKLGRSEDEIKQAISRLWGLEPRPARRFVDNAVQYVSPDFSVVWQGNRLVPIVNDESVPRLRVSRYFLEVLRNPRQYSREQVEYAKKRVEAARQLLKALESRRRMLRRLVELIVELQRDFFVGGPEHLKPATLRAAAEVLGVHPATVSRAISGKYIETPNGIFPLKFFFQSGTEDVSRASIKEKIRAMIEAEDKRSPLSDDEIAVRLKTEGIEISRRTIAKYRSEMGIPGSSERKSF; this is encoded by the coding sequence ATGAGTGGTGACAGGATGCGGATGGGGCAAAATCTTGAACAGCGGCTGGAGCAACGGTTGACGCCGCAGTTGATAATTAATATGAAACTGCTTCAGTTGCCGATAATGGAACTGGAGCAGTTGATTCGAAATGAACTTGAACAGAATCCAGCACTGGAGCAGGTTGAAGGCGATGGCGGAATTGATGTTGAAGAGTCCGGTTGGGATGGCGAGGAGTCAAATGAGCCGGGCAAGGTTGAGGAAAGTACTGTTGACCAGGTTCCTGAGGGCGATTTGGCAAGCGGCTCCGATAAACTGGAAATAGCCGCGAATACCGAAAATGAGGAGTACTCTTTTGAAGAGTTGTTGCCACCTGATGGCTGGGAAATTCTCCCGGGTTCTTCAACCCAGGGCGATGATGGGGAGCTGGCACGAGCTGAGGTTATGGCGGACCCACGAATTACGCTGCGGGAAACGGTTTTACCTCAATTGCAAGCGATGCTATCGCCGGACGATGCGGTCATTGCGGAAGAGGTTGTTGAGTGGCTGGATGAAGATGGATTTTTAACGGTACCGCTCGAGGAGCTGGCTGAGAGGTTAGGAAGAGAAGAGTCCCGTTTGCGGGAGATAGTTTACCATTTACAGCGCATTCCACCCGGGGGTATTGGTTGCCGTAATGCCCGGGAGTCGCTTTTAGTTCAACTTGAGGTTAAAGGGTGTGCACCGGATTCGCTCGAGTGCCGATTGATCGCCGAGGGCTGGGAGTTGCTGGAGCGGCGCGATATCGCTCGGCTGTCAAAGAAATTGGGGCGAAGTGAAGATGAAATTAAACAGGCGATTTCTCGATTGTGGGGACTCGAACCCAGGCCGGCGCGGCGTTTTGTTGACAATGCGGTACAGTATGTTTCACCCGATTTCTCAGTTGTGTGGCAGGGTAACAGATTAGTCCCGATTGTGAACGACGAGTCGGTGCCGCGGCTGCGTGTCTCCCGGTACTTCCTTGAGGTGCTCCGGAACCCCCGGCAATATTCCCGGGAACAGGTCGAGTATGCCAAGAAGCGGGTTGAGGCGGCACGCCAGTTGCTTAAGGCGCTGGAATCCCGACGCCGGATGCTGCGGCGGCTGGTTGAGTTAATCGTTGAGTTGCAGCGGGACTTTTTTGTGGGCGGACCAGAGCATCTAAAGCCTGCCACCCTGCGCGCGGCGGCTGAGGTGCTTGGTGTGCACCCGGCAACGGTGTCCCGTGCGATCAGTGGTAAGTATATTGAGACCCCGAACGGCATTTTCCCGCTCAAGTTCTTCTTTCAGTCCGGGACCGAGGATGTATCCCGGGCGTCAATCAAGGAAAAAATCAGGGCGATGATAGAAGCGGAAGATAAAAGGTCGCCGTTGAGCGACGATGAGATTGCTGTTCGCCTGAAAACTGAGGGGATTGAAATTTCGCGACGGACGATTGCCAAGTACCGGAGTGAGATGGGAATACCTGGTTCCAGCGAAAGAAAGAGTTTTTAA
- a CDS encoding TrkA family potassium uptake protein, translating into MRQFAVIGLGTFGARVARTLMEKGAEVIAIDADPKRVEAIKDDVTQALCLDSTDEEALAHSGVLDVDAVVVAMGERMEAAIITTSLLKKLGAGQVIARAASSLFARILKDVGADRTILIEEQMADHLAKSLITPDLLEQIPLTSNHSLIEMHAPRHMIGKKLGKLDIRRRYGVNIIAIKKKVPVITPEGESSFKEQINDLPGPDDIIEQDDILVVVGNDEDIERLAQGAEPDARKKVEPQESE; encoded by the coding sequence ATGAGACAATTTGCAGTAATCGGTCTGGGCACCTTTGGTGCCCGCGTGGCTCGCACCTTAATGGAAAAAGGCGCTGAAGTAATTGCGATTGACGCGGACCCGAAAAGAGTTGAGGCAATAAAGGATGATGTCACCCAGGCGCTATGTCTGGATTCCACCGATGAGGAGGCACTCGCTCACTCCGGGGTTCTCGATGTCGATGCCGTGGTGGTGGCAATGGGCGAGCGCATGGAGGCAGCAATCATCACCACCTCGCTTTTGAAAAAACTGGGTGCCGGTCAGGTAATTGCCCGCGCCGCCTCATCACTGTTTGCCCGGATTCTCAAAGATGTCGGTGCCGACCGAACCATTTTGATTGAAGAACAGATGGCAGACCATCTTGCGAAAAGCCTCATCACCCCGGACCTTTTAGAACAAATCCCGCTGACCAGCAATCACAGTCTGATAGAGATGCACGCACCCCGTCATATGATTGGCAAGAAACTGGGCAAACTGGACATTCGCCGGCGTTACGGGGTGAACATTATCGCCATCAAAAAGAAGGTTCCGGTTATCACCCCGGAAGGCGAAAGCAGCTTCAAAGAACAGATTAACGACCTGCCTGGACCGGATGATATCATTGAGCAAGACGACATCCTCGTCGTGGTCGGCAACGATGAGGATATTGAACGCCTTGCCCAGGGCGCGGAACCTGATGCCCGGAAAAAGGTGGAACCACAGGAAAGTGAATAA